A window of Lepus europaeus isolate LE1 chromosome 11, mLepTim1.pri, whole genome shotgun sequence contains these coding sequences:
- the IVD gene encoding isovaleryl-CoA dehydrogenase, mitochondrial, whose amino-acid sequence MATAACLLGRRVASWRLRPPLAGFLSQRAYSLLPVDDAINGLSEEQKQLRQTMAKFLQEHLAPKAQEIDQSNEFKNLREFWRQLGSLGVLGITAPVQYGGSGLGYLEHVLVMEEISRASGAVGLSYGAHSNLCINQIVRNGNEAQKEKYLPKLISGEYIGALAMSEPNAGSDVVSMKLKAEKKGDHYVLNGNKFWITNGPDADVLIVYAKTDMAAVPASRGITAFLVEKNMPGFSTSKKLDKLGMRGSNTCELIFEDCEVPAANVLGHVGKGVYVLMSGLDLERLVLAGGPLGLMQAVLDHTIPYLHVREAFGQKIGHFQLMQGKMADMYTRLMACRQYVYNVAKACDEGHCTAKDCAGVILYSAECATQVALDGIQCLGGNGYINDFPMGRFLRDAKLYEIGAGTSEVRRLVIGRAFNADFH is encoded by the exons ATGGCGACTGCGGCTTGTCTTCTGGGGCGGCGTGTGGCTAGCTGGAGGCTGCGGCCGCCGCTCGCCGGCTTCCTTTCGCAGCGAGCGTATTCATTATTGCCCGTGGACGATGCGATCAACGGGCTAAGCGAGGAGCAGAAACAG CTTCGGCAGACCATGGCTAAGTTCCTGcaagagcacctggctcccaagGCCCAGGAGATTGACCAGAGCAACGAGTTCAAGAACCTGCGA GAATTTTGGAGGCAGCTGGGGAGCCTGGGAGTCCTGGGCATCACAGCCCCTG TTCAGTATGGCGGCTCTGGCCTAGGCTACTTGGAGCATGTGCTGGTGATGGAGGAGATATCTCGAGCTTCCGGAGCTGTGGGGCTCAGCTATGGTGCCCACTCCAACCTCTGCATCAACCAGATTGTACGCAATGGCAATGAGGCCCAGAAGGAGAAGTATCTCCCCAAG CTGATCAGCGGCGAGTACATCGGCGCCCTGGCCATGAGTGAGCCCAACGCCGGCTCTGATGTTGTCTCCATGAAGCTCAAAGCGGAAAAGAAAG GAGACCACTATGTCCTGAACGGCAACAAGTTCTGGATCACCAATGGCCCCGATGCTGACGTCCTTATTGTCTACGCCAAGACAGACATGGCTGCTGTGCCGGCCTCCCGGGGCATCACGGCCTTCCTCGTGGAGAAG AACATGCCTGGCTTCAGCACCTCCAAGAAGCTGGACAAGCTGGGCATGCGGGGCTCCAACACCTGTGAGCTCATCTTTGAAGACTGCGAGGTACCTG CTGCCAACGTCCTGGGCCACGTGGGTAAGGGTGTCTACGTGCTGATGAGTGGGCTGGACCTGGAGCGGCTTGTGCTGGCTGGAGGGCCCCTCGG GCTCATGCAGGCTGTCCTCGACCACACCATCCCCTACCTGCACGTGCGGGAGGCCTTCGGCCAGAAGATCGGCCACTTCCAG CTgatgcaggggaagatggccgaCATGTACACACGCCTCATGGCGTGTCGGCAGTACGTCTACAACGTCGCCAAGGCCTGCGATGAGGGCCACTGCACCGCCAAG GACTGTGCGGGTGTGATCCTGTACTCCGCCGAGTGTGCCACGCAGGTCGCCCTGGACGGCATTCAGTGTTTGG GTGGCAATGGCTACATCAATGACTTTCCCATGGGCCGCTTCCTCCGCGACGCCAAGCTGTACGAGATCGGGGCGGGGACCAGCGAGGTGCGGCGGCTGGTCATCGGCAGAGCCTTCAACGCAGACTTTCACTAG